Genomic DNA from Primulina huaijiensis isolate GDHJ02 unplaced genomic scaffold, ASM1229523v2 scaffold208190, whole genome shotgun sequence:
CGGGAAATCCTCGCCGTCGGACTTCAAGTTCGAGCCACGAAGCATGGACACCATTGATGAACGGGTGATCGTGGAGGGGTGGGAGGGAGCTCAAGTGTATTGGGTGCATGTGTGGACTCTGAAAGATGGAGTCATCACTCAGTTCAGAGAATACTTCAACACTTGGCTGACTGTTAAGGATCTGCGGAGGCCGCTCGCCTGCCTGAGTGCCACCACGTTGTGGCAGAGCCACCCCCGAGACCTGGCGAAACGGTCGTTGCCGGGGCTTATGCTCGCGATTTGATGGTGGCTGTGGCTGTGGCAGGGGCAGCAGTGCAGCACCGTGCCGAGTGTAACTATATTGTGTGTTACATTTTCCAGAATGAATTAGATTGATATCTTGTAATTATTAGTagggaaaaaaatgaaagtttaattaatatttaattttaagtaCTGAAATTAATGTCATATTCTTataattgagttaaaattgACAAAAGTAAACAAATTTAATAGGTTGAAATCTTAATTccaatgattaattaattaatt
This window encodes:
- the LOC140966888 gene encoding wound-induced protein 1-like, whose product is MEAKNVNSNTDAPENLIITTVENVYKALSSGDAAKKISGLIASDLEWWFHGPQNCHHMMKMLTGKSSPSDFKFEPRSMDTIDERVIVEGWEGAQVYWVHVWTLKDGVITQFREYFNTWLTVKDLRRPLACLSATTLWQSHPRDLAKRSLPGLMLAI